CAGTGGAGCATTTGTGTCTCTGGTGGACACCACATTCACGTTGTGTCTGCCCTACCGAGAGAACAATATCATTAACCATTTTTTTTGTGAACCTCCTGCCCTCCTGAAGCTGGCTTCTGCAGACACCTACAGGACAGAAATGGCCATTTTTGCAATGGGTGTGGCCATCCTCCTAGCTCCTGTCTCCCTGATCCTGGTCTCCTACTGGAATATCATCTCCACTGTGATCCAGATGCAATCTGGGGAGGGACGGCTCAAGGCTTTCTCTACCTGTGGCTCCCATCTCACTGTGGTTGTCCTCTTCTATGGCTCAGCAATATTTGCCTACATGAGACCAAACTCCAAGATAATGAATGAAAGAGATAAAGTGATCTCTGTTTTCTATTCAGCAGTGacacccatgctgaaccccaTCATTTATAGTCTGAGGAACAAGGATGTCAAAGGGGCTCTCAGGAGGGTGACTGCAAAATAGTGTTTTTGAAAGTGGGAATCTCTGATTTTGATGACAATTTTAGGTATGTGGAGAGAAGTgacttttttataaaattttcccattttcattccattcctacacttctgttttcttctcctaTTTTCCCACGTCTTCTCAAATAAGTTCAGCATATTGCCTAATCAAGGCAAGGGACCTTGATAGACACAGGAGAGtaatatagaaaggaaaagaagggagaaaaatataggaagaaagggaaagag
This portion of the Bos taurus isolate L1 Dominette 01449 registration number 42190680 breed Hereford chromosome 15, ARS-UCD2.0, whole genome shotgun sequence genome encodes:
- the OR2D3G gene encoding olfactory receptor family 2 subfamily D member 3G; translated protein: MEEGNQTYVTEFVFLGLSQDPHTQVLLFFLFLIIYLLTVLGNLLIIALIHIDSRLHTPMYFFLRNLSFADLCFSTTTVPQVLVHFLVKRKTISFAGCSTQIVVLLLVGCTECALLAVMSYDRYVAVCKPLHYTTIMTHRVCAQLATGSWASGAFVSLVDTTFTLCLPYRENNIINHFFCEPPALLKLASADTYRTEMAIFAMGVAILLAPVSLILVSYWNIISTVIQMQSGEGRLKAFSTCGSHLTVVVLFYGSAIFAYMRPNSKIMNERDKVISVFYSAVTPMLNPIIYSLRNKDVKGALRRVTAK